In the genome of Streptomyces fagopyri, the window GCAATATGCTATAGCATGCATGTCGAGTGGATTTCCCGAATCGCCGGCCCGTCAGTTCGAGAAGCGCGTCGCGATCCGGGAGGTGTTGGAGGTGTGACTGTGAGCCCGCATCAGTTCCTCGGCCAGCTCACCATTGCCGGCCGCGACAGCTTCAAAAATGACACGGTGCTGCCTGTATCTCTCGTCGACGACCTTCGCGCGCTCGCTGCGCACCTCGGACAGGACGCCGGCTCGCCGCTCCTCCGTCCCGAACGCGTCGACGGTGCGCAGCATCTGGACAAGAGTCGCGTTGCCGCTGGCCTGGTCCACGAGCTGATGGAAATGCCGCATGAGTTCCTGGATCTCGAGCACAAGGTCCCGCTCGGCGTCGCTCCCCGCGTCCGTCTCATGCAGCCGGCCCCGTAGTGCGTCGGCCCCGTCCAGGCAGTCAGACATCTCCCGGCGTTGGGCTGCCGTCGACTTCTCGGCGGCCAGACGGGCCGCGAGCGCTCGCAGCACATCCTCCATCATGGTGAACTCGCGAAGCTCGTCCATCCCGAACTGCGCGATACGGACCGATCGAGGCCCGGTGCGCTCCACCAGACGGTCCTGCTCCAAGCGCCGCAGTGCCTCGCGGACGGGTGTCGCACTGATGCTGAGAGACTCGGCCAGGCCCCGCTCTGTCACTTTCTCCCCGCGCTTGAGAGCTCCGGTCACAATAGCCTCGCGAATGGCGGCGTACGCCTGATCGCCGAGGGTGACCGGTGACGGGAGCTGGGGGAGCAAGGCCATGGTGGCATGTTATTTGCTACAGCATGATTGTCAACTCGGA includes:
- a CDS encoding GntR family transcriptional regulator, yielding MALLPQLPSPVTLGDQAYAAIREAIVTGALKRGEKVTERGLAESLSISATPVREALRRLEQDRLVERTGPRSVRIAQFGMDELREFTMMEDVLRALAARLAAEKSTAAQRREMSDCLDGADALRGRLHETDAGSDAERDLVLEIQELMRHFHQLVDQASGNATLVQMLRTVDAFGTEERRAGVLSEVRSERAKVVDERYRQHRVIFEAVAAGNGELAEELMRAHSHTSNTSRIATRFSN